Proteins encoded together in one Amblyomma americanum isolate KBUSLIRL-KWMA chromosome 1, ASM5285725v1, whole genome shotgun sequence window:
- the LOC144106953 gene encoding uncharacterized protein LOC144106953: METPPPATGIRETARLLQKEKHNYCLPEMPYHISRQLAQISESAEVSSDLRRAIIRWLHADLLSYGPYPGNLYAEAARRLVIKHPVLSDKTGSSFGSWQIALKFRTKNERRKITDVEEVNDARKKARRSAGGCPIVASKAATKRGEIPVNDTEDEHSIQALKEFMKKETKKCVEDQNIPRLQDAMRRTFAERRRWMAQSNATVLEVIAEYPALATLEAVHEEFTRITKQNGEENLLSFINKHGERLLERARKLKSAAAIIKAHDEASSRAMSEEEKKYCFASAVLQLMPCFVKENPKRFFSQEENCKFPSVVAAGDPFQLFPQVAAVEGLKVDTSVEALTAKA; encoded by the exons ATGGAAACACCTCCACCGGCGACAGGTATCAG AGAAACCGCGCGACTTCTGCAGAAGGAGAAACACAACTACTGTTTGCCGGAAATGCCTTACCATATATCTAGGCAGCTTGCACAAATTTCGGAGAGCGCAGAAGTTTCGAGTGATCTGCGCCGCGCCATAATTCGGTGGCTTCACGCAGACCTGCTTTCTTACGGACC GTACCCTGGAAATTTATACGCGGAAGCAGCCAGACGTCTTGTGATAAAGCACCCAGTGCTCTCTGATAAGACGGGCTCAAGTTTT GGGTCTTGGCAGATAGCGCTCAAATTCCGAACCAAGAATGAACGCCGAAAAATTACAGACGTTGAGGAAGTAAATGATGCAAGAAAAAAGGCAAGAAGAAGTGCTGGAGGATGCCCCATCGTGGCATCAAAGGCGGCAACTAAGAGAGGG gaAATCCCCGTTAACGATACAGAGGACGAGCATTCTATCCAGGCGCTAAAAGAgttcatgaaaaaagaaacaaaaaaatgtgtgGAGGACCAAAACATTCCCCGCTTGCAAGACGCCATGAGGCGTACTTTTGCAGAAAGAAGAAGATGGATGGCACAAAGCAATGCTACAGTCCTGGAGGTGATAGCCGAGTACCCGGCACTAGCAACACTAGAAGCT GTACACGAGGAGTTCACGAGAATCACAAAGCAAAACGGAGAAGAAAATCTCCTTTCTTTCATTAATAAGCACGGAGAGAGACTGCTGGAGAGAGCCCGAAAGCTGAAGAGTGCCGCGGCAATAATTAAAGCCCATGACGAAGCCAGCTCACGAGCAATGagcgaagaagaaaagaagt ATTGCTTCGCAAGCGCTGTGCTGCAGCTGATGCCCTGTTTTGTGAAAGAAAATCCCAAACGGTTTTTCAGCCAG GAGGAGAACTGCAAGTTCCCATCTGTTGTCGCCGCTGGCGATCCGTTCCAGCTATTTCCGCAGGTGGCGGCAGTGGAAGGTCTTAAAGTGGATACC